One window from the genome of Salvia splendens isolate huo1 chromosome 9, SspV2, whole genome shotgun sequence encodes:
- the LOC121749151 gene encoding RING-H2 finger protein ATL43-like, with protein MGMSKFFLLISLIQTASSARRLAQVDEYYYQFPPPPPSPNLPTPSEVFKPGTTVIVASISAVFTIIFVLLYVQRCKTASVSQAAIPLARVDSGVNRKVIQQLPLFRFASLRGQKDGLECAVCLTRFEAEEVLRLLPKCKHAFHVECVDTWLDQHSTCPLCRYRVRPEDVLLVDRYGSCHKALHNYRLPAGQVRHSSASASGNELRRRSSFDGWSSRRRTSGNLSRNISRRSKPLGAHGDRDKHRLEHKIMVSDDGEEGRSEVPTQEELYLRSEMLMADGEADDNHDEDEEEAAAGGMRKSRSDLGERKGKEREEEGIVKRLKEWIPQFQQQRKAPAKSTAASTSGAV; from the coding sequence ATGGggatgtccaaattcttcctccTCATTTCCTTAATCCAAACAGCATCCTCAGCCAGGAGACTCGCGCAGGTAGACGAATATTACTACCAgtttccgccgccgccgccatcgCCGAATCTTCCCACGCCCTCGGAGGTATTCAAGCCAGGCACGACGGTGATCGTGGCTTCAATCAGCGCCGTGTTCACGATCATCTTCGTGCTCCTCTACGTGCAGCGCTGCAAGACCGCGTCCGTCTCCCAGGCGGCCATCCCTCTGGCTAGAGTGGACTCGGGGGTGAACCGAAAGGTGATCCAGCAGCTACCCCTCTTCCGGTTCGCCTCCCTCCGCGGCCAGAAGGACGGCCTCGAGTGCGCGGTCTGCCTGACCCGGTTCGAGGCGGAGGAGGTCCTCCGCCTCCTGCCCAAGTGCAAACACGCGTTCCACGTAGAGTGCGTCGACACGTGGCTCGACCAGCACTCCACGTGCCCGCTCTGTCGCTACCGCGTCCGCCCCGAGGACGTGCTCCTCGTAGACCGCTACGGTAGCTGCCACAAAGCTCTCCACAACTACCGTCTCCCCGCCGGTCAGGTCCGGCACTCCTCCGCATCCGCGTCGGGGAACGAGTTGAGGAGGCGATCGTCGTTCGATGGGTGGAGTTCGAGAAGGCGGACGAGCGGGAATTTGTCGAGGAATATAAGCAGGAGAAGCAAACCATTAGGGGCGCACGGGGATAGGGATAAGCATCGGCTGGAGCACAAGATTATGGTGTCAGACGACGGGGAGGAGGGGCGTAGTGAAGTACCGACGCAGGAGGAGTTGTATCTGAGGTCGGAAATGCTGATGGCCGATGGGGAGGCGGACGACAACCATGACGAAGatgaggaggaggcggcggcgggagGGATGAGGAAAAGTAGGAGTGATCTTGGAGAGAGGAaggggaaagagagagaggaagaaggaaTAGTGAAGAGATTGAAGGAATGGATTCCGCAGTTTCAACAGCAGCGGAAAGCGCCTGCAAAATCTACAGCTGCTTCTACTTCTGGTGcagtttag
- the LOC121748448 gene encoding villin-4-like, producing MAVSMKNLDPAFQGAGQKAGTEIWRIENFCPVPVPKSSHGKFCTGDSYVILKTTALKTGALHHDIHYWLGKDTSQDEAGTAAIKTIELDAALGGRAVQYREVQGHETEKFLSHFKPCIIPVEGGVASGFKHTEAEEHQTRLFVCKGKHVVHVKEVPFARSSLNHEDIFILDTKSKIYQFNGSNSCIQERAKALEVVQYIKDTYHDGKCEIAAIDDGKMMADADTGEFWGFFGGFAPLPKKSASDEPKRNDAAPPKLYRVDKGERTIMEADTWTRDLLDTYYCYILDCGSEVFVWMGRNTSLDQRKAASSAVDELLNSEDRPRTHVIRVIEGFETVAFRSKFNSWPQSNNNVAVTEDGRGKVAALLKRQGINVKGLLKAETPKEEPQPHIDCTGNLQVWRVEGQEKILLSSSDLSKFYSGDCYIFQYSYAGDEKEEQLIGTWIGKLSVEEDRISAVSQATKMVESLKFLPTQARFYEGSEPIQFFAIFQIFIVFKGGLSSAYKNYLAEKELPDDTYKDEALALFRVQGSGPENMQSIQVEPVASSLNSSYCYILHSGPTVFTWSGNLTTPEAQELVERQLDLIKPNAQSKLLKEGAESEQFWDLLGGKSEYPSRKLTREAESDPHLFSCTLTKGDLKVTEVYNFDQDDLMTEDIFILDCHADVYVWVGQQVDTKNKLNALSIADKFLERDYLHEKLSLQAPVYIVMEGGEPPFFTRFFSWDSSKSAMHGNSFQRKFTILKNGGAPVLDKPKRRTPVSYGGRSAAPEKSQRPRSMSSSPDRARVRGRSPAFNALAATFENANARNMSTPPPLVRKVYPKSVTPDSGKTGPRSSSIAALSSSFEKVPPARQFVLPRSNKASPEAPKPKPEPLSRQNSVDPSPKTKPEPIQEDAKENEAEDEEGLTLYPYERLKTTSTDPVSDIDVTKRETYLSSSEFREKFGISKGTFYKLPKWKQNKLKMSLHLF from the exons ATGGCTGTTTCAATGAAAAACTTAGATCCTGCTTTCCAGGGTGCAGGACAAAAGGC TGGTACTGAGATATGGCGCATTGAAAATTTTTGCCCCGTTCCAGTCCCAAAATCTTCACATGGAAAATTTTGCACCGGAGATTCCTATGTGATTTTAAAG ACCACAGCCTTAAAAACCGGTGCCCTACACCACGATATTCATTATTGGCTCGGGAAAGACACCAGTCAG GATGAAGCTGGTACTGCAGCGATCAAAACTATTGAGTTGGATGCAGCGCTGGGTGGGCGTGCTGTTCAATACCGAGAAGTGCAAGGTCATGAAACAGAGAAGTTCCTTTCTCATTTCAAGCCATGTATAATACCCGTAGAAGGTGGAGTTGCCTCAGGTTTCAAGCACACTGAAGCTGAGGAGCACCAGACTCGTTTGTTTGTATGTAAAGGGAAGCATGTTGTTCATGTGAAAGAG GTGCCTTTTGCTCGATCCTCACTCAATCATGAAGATATTTTCATTCTTGATACAAAGTCCAAAATCTATCAATTTAATGGCTCCAACTCTTGCATTCAAGAGAGGGCTAAAGCTCTGGAAGTTGTTCAGTACATTAAAGATACTTATCATGATGGAAAATGTGAAATAGCAGCTATTG ATGATGGGAAAATGATGGCTGATGCTGATACAGGAGAATTTTGGGGGTTCTTTGGTGGCTTTGCTCCACTTCCAAAGAAATCCGCTTCTGATGAACCAAAGAGAAACGATGCAGCTCCACCTAAGCTTTACCG GGTTGATAAAGGAGAGAGAACAATTATGGAGGCTGATACCTGGACAAGGGATTTACTGGACACATACTATTGCTATATCCTCGACTGTGGTAGCGAAGTCTTTGTTTGGATGGGGAGAAATACTTCTCTTGATCAAAGGAAAGCTGCAAGTAGTGCTGTTGAT GAATTACTGAATAGCGAAGATAGACCAAGAACTCATGTGATTCGTGTGATTGAGGGGTTTGAGACAGTGGCATTTCGCTCTAAGTTTAACTCATGGCCCCAGTCGAACAACAACGTGGCTGTAACCGAAGATGGTAGAGGGAAAGTTGCAG CACTCCTGAAGAGGCAAGGGATTAACGTGAAGGGTCTTCTCAAGGCAGAAACGCCCAAGGAAGAACCTCAACCTCATATAGACTGCACTGGGAATTTACAG GTTTGGCGTGTCGAAGGTCAAGAAAAGATTCTTCTCTCATCTTCTGATCTATCCAAGTTCTACAGTGGAGACTGCTATATTTTCCAATATTCTTATGCCGGTGATGAGAAAGAAGAACAACTAATTGGCACGTGGATCGGGAAGCTCAGTGTTGAG GAAGATAGGATATCGGCAGTTTCTCAGGCAACCAAGATGGTCGAGTCTCTCAAGTTCCTACCTACTCAG GCTCGCTTCTATGAAGGAAGTGAACCGATCCAGTTCTTTGCGATATTTCAGATCTTCATCGTCTTCAAG GGTGGTCTTAGTAGCGCCTACAAGAATTACCTTGCCGAGAAGGAACTTCCTGATGATACATATAAGGATGAAGCGCTCGCATTATTTCGGGTTCAGGGAAGCGGACCTGAAAATATGCAATCAATTCAAGTCGAACCG GTTGCTTCGTCGTTAAATTCCTCCTATTGCTACATACTGCATAGCGGGCCCACTGTGTTTACATGGTCGGGGAATCTCACGACACCTGAAGCCCAGGAACTCGTCGAGAGGCAGCTTGATCTTATAAAA CCAAACGCACAGTCTAAACTGCTCAAGGAAGGTGCCGAGTCTGAGCAGTTTTGGGACTTGTTAGGGGGAAAATCTGAATACCCAAGCCGGAAACTTACTAGAGAAGCCGAGAGCGATCCTCATCTATTCTCGTGCACCTTGACAAAGG GAGATCTCAAG GTGACGGAGGTGTATAACTTCGACCAGGATGATCTAATGACAGAAGATATATTCATTCTCGACTGCCACGCTGACGTTTACGTTTGGGTTGGGCAACAAGTGGACACTAAGAATAAGTTGAATGCTCTAAGTATTGCGGAT AAATTTCTGGAGCGCGATTATCTTCACGAGAAATTATCACTTCAAGCACCGGTGTATATTGTTATGGAAGGAGGTGAACCACCGTTTTTCACTCGTTTTTTCTCCTGGGACTCCTCAAAATCTGCA ATGCACGGCAATTCTTTCCAGAGAAAGTTTACTATTCTTAAGAATGGAGGCGCTCCAGTGTTGGAT AAACCCAAAAGGAGAACGCCTGTCTCATATGGAGGGAGGTCTGCTGCACCCGAGAAATCACAGCGTCCGAGAAGCATGTCATCTAGCCCGGACAGAGCTCGTGTACGAGGCAGATCTCCGGCGTTCAATGCTCTGGCTGCGACTTTTGAGAATGCCAATGCAAGAAATATGTCAACTCCTCCTCCACTGGTAAGAAAGGTTTATCCCAAGTCTGTGACACCGGATTCCGGAAAAACGGGCCCGAGATCTTCGTCTATAGCTGCCCTGAGTTCGAGTTTCGAAAAAGTTCCACCAGCTCGGCAGTTTGTCTTACCTCGTTCGAATAAAG CGAGTCCCGAGGCACCTAAACCGAAACCCGAGCCACTATCCAGGCAGAACTCCGTGGATCCGAGCCCCAAGACCAAGCCAGAGCCCATACAGGAAGATGCAAAGGAGAATGAAGCTGAGGACGAGGAGGGACTCACTTTATATCCATATGAGCGTCTCAAGACGACATCGACCGATCCAGTCAGCGACATTGATGTGACAAAACGAGAG ACGTATCTGTCCTCGAGTGAGTTCCGGGAGAAGTTCGGGATATCGAAGGGCACCTTCTACAAGCTGCCTAAATGGAAACAGAACAAGCTCAAGATGTCGCTCCATCTATTCTGA